A single region of the Triticum dicoccoides isolate Atlit2015 ecotype Zavitan chromosome 2B, WEW_v2.0, whole genome shotgun sequence genome encodes:
- the LOC119363827 gene encoding LRR receptor-like serine/threonine-protein kinase GHR1 has protein sequence MGFVGRFLFLLLLVAAPALGQLPSQDILALLAFKKGITHDPTGFVTDSWNDESIDFNGCPASWNGVVCNGASVAGVVLDGHRISGVADLSVFANLTMLVKLSMANNNLSGSLPSNVASLKSLKFLDISNNRFSGPIPDDIGSLRSLQNMSLAGNNFSGPLPDSIDGLASLQSLDVSGNALSGPLPAALKGLRSMVALNLSYNAFTKGIPAGLGLLVNLQSVDLSWNQLDGGVDWKFLIESTVTHVDFSGNLLTSTTPKELKFLADISETVVYLNLSNNKLTGSLIDGVELSTFGRLKVLDLSSNELSGDLPGFNYVYDLEVLRLANNGFTGFVPSGLLKGDSLVLNQLDLSANNLTGHINMITSTTLQILNLSSNALFGDLPLLAGSCTVLDLSNNQFRGNLSVFTKWSNDLEYVDLSQNNLTGSMPDVSSQFLRLNYLNLSHNSLADTIPEAVVLYPKLTVLDLSSNQFSGPIPANLLSSSMLHELYIQDNMLTGGVSFPGSLSKNLSLEVLDISGNHFSGSLPDDVVSLSGLRVLDISSNNFSGALPATVTKLVALTALDISTNQFTGPLPDALPDTLQSLNASYNDLSGVVPVNLRKFPESSFHPGNSRLEYPASSSGSGNSHSGSAGGKSLSTGAKIGLVAASIVLLVILILIAIVCHYKRISRQFPSSEKVSDKNLHRATKDIESMKRKDNKGSSEVSADDLGAPRKGSTSEAPSQEEKLSGVGAFSPSKGSRFSWSPDSGEAYGQEGLARLDVRSPDRLAGELHFLDETITLTPEELSRAPAEVLGRSSHGTSYRATLENGVFLTVKWLREGVARPKKEFTKEAKKFANIRHPNVVGLRGYYWGPTPHEKLILSDYVSPGSLASFLYDRPGRRGPPLTWAQRLKIAVDVARGLNYLHFDRAMPHGNLKATNILLDGLDLNARVADYCLHRLMTQAGVVEQIVDLGALGYRAPELAASKKPSPSFKSDVYAFGVALLELLTGRCAGDVITGSEGGFDLTDWVRLRVAEGQESECFDPAMASDSENPQGVKGMKEVLGIALRCIRPVSERPGIKSVYEDLSSI, from the exons ATGGGGTTCGTCGGCAGATTTTTGTTTTTGCTCTTGCTGGTGGCCGCCCCTGCCTTGGGCCAACTGCCGTCGCAAGACATCCTCGCGCTCCTGGCCTTCAAGAAGGGAATCACTCATGACCCTACCGGTTTCGTCACAGACTCCTGGAATGACGAGTCAATTGACTTCAATGGCTGCCCGGCCTCCTGGAACGGCGTCGTCTGCAATGGCGCCAGCGTGGCTGGAGTTGTGCTTGACGGCCATCGGATCTCGGGTGTTGCTGATCTCTCCGTGTTTGCCAACCTGACCATGCTTGTCAAGCTCTCCATGGCCAATAACAATCTCTCCGGGAGCCTCCCTAGCAATGTGGCTAGTCTCAAGAGCTTGAAGTTCCTGGACATCTCCAACAACCGGTTCTCGGGTCCAATCCCTGATGATATTGGCAGTCTCCGGAGCCTGCAGAACATGTCGCTTGCCGGGAACAACTTCTCAGGTCCATTGCCTGACTCCATTGACGGGCTCGCGTCGCTTCAGTCGCTGGATGTGAGCGGCAATGCTCTCTCTGGCCCATTGCCGGCAGCTCTGAAAGGTCTTCGGAGCATGGTTGCTCTGAACCTCTCATATAACGCCTTCACAAAGGGCATTCCTGCTGGGCTTGGCCTCCTTGTGAACCTCCAGTCTGTGGATCTGAGCTGGAATCAATTGGATGGTGGTGTCGATTGGAAATTCTTGATCGAGTCAACTGTTACTCATGTTGACTTCAGTGGAAACTTGCTCACCAGCACCACCCCCAAAGAACTCAAGTTTCTCGCAGATATTTCAGAGACAGTTGTATATCTGAACCTTAGCAACAACAAGTTGACCGGGTCACTGATAGATGGAGTTGAGCTCTCAACTTTTGGGAGGTTGAAGGTGCTTGATCTGAGTAGTAATGAGCTGTCTGGAGACCTCCCAGGATTCAATTATGTATATGATCTTGAAGTTTTGCGCCTTGCAAACAATGGATTCACTGGGTTTGTACCTAGTGGACTTCTAAAGGGAGATTCTCTGGTGTTGAACCAACTGGACCTTAGTGCAAATAACCTGACAG GTCATATCAATATGATCACATCAACAACCTTGCAGATCCTTAATTTGTCCTCAAATGCTCTTTTTGGGGATCTACCATTGCTTGCTGGAAGCTGCACTGTGTTAGATCTATCAAATAACCAGTTTCGAGGAAATTTATCAGTTTTTACCAAATGGAGCAATGACTTGGAATATGTTGACCTCAGCCAGAACAATCTAACTGGGAGTATGCCTGATGTGAGCTCACAATTCCTTCGCCTAAACTACCTGAACCTTTCTCATAATTCTCTAGCTGATACCATACCTGAAGCTGTTGTTTTGTATCCCAAACTTACTGTCCTTGACCTCAGCTCCAATCAGTTTAGTGGTCCTATTCCTGCTAATCTACTCTCTTCCTCCATGCTGCATGAGCTCTACATCCAGGATAACATGCTTACTGGTGGCGTGTCGTTCCCAGGATCCTTGTCCAAAAATTTGAGTCTTGAAGTGCTTGATATTTCTGGGAACCATTTTAGTGGCAGCCTCCCTGATGATGTAGTCTCCTTGTCTGGCCTCCGTGTCCTTGACATATCCTCAAACAACTTCTCTGGAGCTTTACCAGCCACTGTCACTAAGCTTGTAGCACTTACTGCGCTTGACATATCAACGAACCAGTTCACGGGGCCACTGCCAGACGCACTTCCGGATACTCTTCAGTCCCTCAATGCCTCTTATAATGACCTATCTGGTGTCGTGCCTGTGAACTTGAGAAAGTTCCCGGAATCTTCTTTCCATCCTGGGAACTCGAGATTAGAGTATCCAGCTAGCTCATCTGGATCCGGCAATTCCCACTCTGGTTCAGCAGGTGGCAAATCACTCAGCACAGGTGCTAAAATAGGACTTGTAGCAGCTAGCATTGTTCTTCTTGTCATCCTTATCCTTATTGCTATTGTATGCCACTACAAGCGGATCTCACGGCAGTTCCCTAGCTCAGAGAAGGTCTCTGACAAGAACCTCCACAGGGCTACTAAAGACATTGAGAGCATGAAAAGAAAGGACAACAAAGGTAGTTCGGAGGTGTCGGCGGATGATCTTGGTGCTCCTCGAAAGGGCTCCACGTCTGAAGCACCGAGCCAAGAAGAGAAGTTGTCAGGTGTGGGGGCATTTTCACCATCCAAGGGGAGCCGCTTCTCTTGGTCACCGGATTCTGGAGAGGCGTATGGACAGGAAGGCCTAGCACGGCTGGATGTCAGGTCACCTGACAGGTTAGCAGGGGAGCTGCACTTCCTGGATGAAACCATCACGCTCACACCGGAGGAGCTGTCAAGGGCGCCAGCTGAAGTGCTTGGGAGGAGCAGCCACGGAACTTCGTACAGGGCAACGTTGGAGAATGGTGTATTCTTGACAGTGAAGTGGCTGAGAGAAGGTGTTGCGAGGCCCAAGAAAGAGTTCACCAAGGAGGCCAAGAAATTTGCAAACATCCGGCATCCCAATGTAGTTGGCTTGCGTGGATACTACTGGGGTCCAACACCACATGAGAAACTCATCCTGTCAGACTATGTTTCGCCCGGAAGTCTGGCTAGCTTTTTGTATG ATCGGCCGGGGAGGAGAGGCCCTCCACTGACCTGGGCGCAGCGGCTCAAGATCGCAGTTGATGTGGCACGTGGCCTAAATTACCTCCATTTCGACCGTGCAATGCCTCATGGGAACCTCAAGGCCACCAACATCTTGCTGGACGGCCTTGACCTCAATGCCCGTGTCGCGGACTACTGCCTGCACCGCCTGATGACCCAGGCCGGCGTCGTCGAGCAGATTGTCGACCTGGGGGCGCTGGGCTACCGTGCCCCGGAGCTGGCGGCATCCAAGAAGCCATCCCCCTCGTTCAAGTCTGATGTCTACGCATTTGGTGTTGCGCTGCTGGAGCTCCTGACTGGCCGATGCGCGGGCGACGTCATCACGGGGTCTGAAGGCGGCTTCGACCTGACCGACTGGGTGCGGCTGCGGGTGGCGGAAGGCCAAGAATCGGAGTGCTTTGACCCGGCCATGGCTTCGGACTCGGAGAACCCGCAGGGGGTGAAGGGCATGAAGGAGGTGCTGGGCATTGCGTTGAGATGCATCCGACCGGTCTCCGAAAGGCCTGGGATCAAGTCTGTATACGAGGATCTTTCATCAATCTAG
- the LOC119363829 gene encoding uncharacterized protein LOC119363829, with protein MAAALRPLLRRHAVLPPSSMLRSLFPAPYSKAAAAARPPAVCHAPLPPPLLREVTPRRAPPIPKGEPRRCTAVQSTMSDSTKSLLDKLKDLKDSKKPLEDMEKNIKERREIIKKALHDSRVANAMFRVRLDGLRKLLAKIRDGREDSARINAIYRRLEDDYDKDWAIHESKGRLIDEQMKMLRKEGDDYINALREYHELQISILKHAEEVEEAEKVEEVESMEKVEEVENMQKVKKVAKVCAAAGLMGGLLVILGKM; from the exons ATGGCCGCGGCCCTCCGCCCCCTGCTCCGCCGGCACGCAGTTCTGCCGCCATCTTCGATGCTGCGCTCTCTATTCCCCGCGCCGTACTCCAAG gccgccgccgccgccagacccCCAGCCGTGTGCCACGCGCCCCTGCCGCCTCCCCTTCTGAGGGAGGTTACTCCAAGGAGGGCTCCTCCAATTCCAAAG GGTGAACCACGCCGCTGCACTGCTGTTCAAAGTACCATGAGTGACAGTACAAAGTCGTTGCTGGATAAACTGAAGGATCTCAAGGACAGTAAGAAGCCACTGGAAGACATGGAAAAGAATATTAAGGAGCGTAGGGAAATTATAAAGAAAGCGCTGCATGACTCTAGGGTTGCTAATGCTATGTTTAGGGTAAGACTGGATGGCCTTAGGAAACTTCTTGCCAAAATACGTGATGGCCGAGAGGATTCTGCCAGAATCAATGCAATATACCGCAGATTGGAGGATGACTATGACAAAGATTGGGCCATTCATGAGTCTAAGGGTCGCTTGATTGACGAACAGATGAAAATGTTAAGGAAGGAGGGAGATGACTATATCAATGCTTTGAG GGAGTATCATGAATTGCAAATATCCATCCTGAAGCAtgcggaggaggtggaggaggcggagaaGGTGGAGGAGGTAGAGAGCATGGAGAAGGTGGAGGAGGTAGAGAACATGCAGAAGGTGAAGAAGGTTGCAAAGGTGTGTGCCGCTGCTGGCCTCATGGGAGGGCTTCTGGTGATACTGGGAAAGATGTAG